From a region of the Haloferax volcanii DS2 genome:
- a CDS encoding DUF7346 family protein: MRTVCGPDGRTYLLVKQSSDASRVRDPETGEERHLPNDDLEAVSGESPLETAARAVPEPVRRILVAVPTERGLGLLVDLVDRGPLPVVDLLGAYDLCESDLHGLLTEFRAAGLVVETTVYGERGYEATDAAKEGVELLRANGARE; encoded by the coding sequence ATGCGAACCGTCTGCGGACCCGACGGCCGGACGTATCTCCTCGTCAAGCAGTCGAGCGACGCCAGCCGCGTCCGCGACCCGGAGACCGGCGAGGAGCGGCACCTGCCGAACGACGACCTCGAAGCCGTGAGCGGCGAATCCCCGCTCGAAACCGCCGCGCGCGCCGTCCCCGAACCGGTCCGCCGAATCCTCGTCGCGGTCCCGACCGAGCGCGGACTGGGCCTGCTCGTCGACCTCGTCGACCGCGGGCCGCTCCCCGTGGTCGACCTCCTCGGAGCCTACGACCTCTGCGAGAGCGACCTCCACGGTCTCTTGACCGAGTTCCGGGCCGCCGGCCTCGTCGTCGAGACCACGGTCTACGGGGAGCGCGGCTACGAGGCGACCGATGCCGCGAAAGAGGGAGTCGAATTACTGCGGGCGAACGGCGCACGCGAGTAG
- a CDS encoding DUF7322 domain-containing protein yields MTDDERREGTATDAADEDDDAERPSADMASEIDPEKRWGDPEARWDPETRWGNPEKDLPTIPRVGIPGEDAGDDAPEFSPDVNPEAARLFWASVVLANVGLAGLTVGPMLVYFRGDTLLGGGLFLFGAVVLVRVHSIYREFKRGEWRDDDGDDSDGDDADDGDSAESDDASGTDDEREDAPERNR; encoded by the coding sequence GTGACGGACGACGAGCGACGCGAGGGAACAGCCACGGACGCGGCCGACGAAGACGACGACGCGGAGCGTCCGTCGGCGGACATGGCCTCGGAGATCGACCCCGAAAAGCGGTGGGGCGACCCCGAGGCCCGCTGGGACCCGGAAACCCGCTGGGGCAACCCCGAGAAGGACCTCCCGACGATTCCCCGCGTCGGCATCCCCGGCGAGGACGCCGGCGACGACGCGCCGGAGTTCTCGCCCGACGTGAATCCCGAGGCCGCCCGGCTGTTCTGGGCGAGCGTCGTGCTCGCGAACGTCGGCCTCGCGGGACTCACGGTGGGGCCGATGCTCGTCTACTTCCGCGGCGATACGCTCCTCGGCGGCGGCCTGTTTCTGTTCGGCGCGGTCGTGCTCGTCCGCGTCCACTCCATCTACCGAGAGTTCAAGCGAGGGGAGTGGCGGGACGACGACGGCGACGACAGCGACGGCGATGACGCGGACGACGGCGACTCAGCCGAGAGCGACGACGCGTCGGGAACTGATGACGAACGCGAAGACGCCCCCGAGCGCAACCGCTAA
- a CDS encoding DUF7331 family protein — MTDHATPERWDGTIDGDGPTGPTGAETVESYDIDGGVVFYDAENPLAWVEASSSMRLDDCA, encoded by the coding sequence ATGACCGACCACGCAACTCCGGAGCGGTGGGATGGCACGATCGACGGCGACGGACCGACTGGTCCGACGGGAGCCGAGACGGTCGAATCCTACGATATCGACGGTGGCGTGGTGTTCTACGACGCGGAGAACCCACTCGCGTGGGTCGAGGCCTCGAGTTCGATGCGCCTCGACGACTGCGCCTGA
- a CDS encoding DNA polymerase domain-containing protein translates to MTQTGLTDFGGNDTDGAGDARPDEEAAIVAGDAGQHVSDVVDTDEVRFPDPDGTVELAVTQVDYTIEGAGRDEYPVIHIFGRTADDETEHVRVLGFRPYFYAPTDSLDDGDLDKDVITGTEDGYESIRGEELTKIFGRTPRDVGQIRDEFDHYEADILFPNRLLIDKDIKGGVSVPERRLDDGTIQIPHQEVAPAEVDANLRVNTFDIEVNDRNGFPEEGEEPIICLTSHDSYRDEYVVWHAVADEGLGKRPDTLPNYDFLGEDGDVEVRTFDEEAAMLDAFLTYIEETDPDILTGWNFEDFDAPYFLDRLEEVDERTDLNLDYNRISRLGEVWRGGWGGPDIKGRVVFDLLYAYKRTQFTELESYRLDAVGELELDAGKERYSGDIGDLWEEDPERLLEYNLRDVELCVEIDRKQDIIAFWDEVRTFVGCKLEDAPTPGDTVDIYVLHKVHGEFALPSKGKQESEDYEGGAVFDPITGVKENVTVLDLKSLYPMCMVTINASPETKVDPERYDGEMFRAPNGTHFQQEPDGMIREMVDELLTEREEKKSLRNSHDPGSSEYEQFDRQQAAVKVIMNSLYGVLGWDRFRLYDKEMGAAVTATGRKVIEFTEQAANQIGYDVAYGDSVTGDRPVVVRDPGGTVRILPIEDLFARGTTESEVLIAADGDVVASATPGKTRRALDGWDALSVNEDGEAEWQPIAQAIRHNTDKPVVNLQHKFGESTTTRDHSYVVPGEDGLTTVSPDDVAEPYRVSGVPDVEPVEQVDVYEVLRGYEREYEDGRSVGSDNSITKRKQIHADDEYVWFGHEHHRDVDSTVKVKRFVDIDSEDGAALIRLLGAYVPEGSASTGETATSKFGASLAESDREWLAQLQRDYSRLFENTTAGIITSDRRAERTVEYQTDTGGASVTYNDETLKLQMMNELAAVFFREFAGQTSRGKRIPSFVFHLPEEKQDLFLTLLVEGDGSREFPRYTEAYAQRNFDFETTSRELAAGLSMLLTQRGQKHSLKYRDSKDSYTIRTCSTYREGRDPVLTEADHDGYVYDLSVEENENFVDGVGGIVLHNTDSVMLELGPDVSKQEAIEQSFDIEEHINAAYDDFARDELGADEHRFQIEFEKLYRRFFQAGKKKRYAGHIVWKEGKDVDDIDITGFEYKRSDIAQITKEVQKNVIDMIVHGEETEVINDYLHDIITDFESGNLPLEQAGIPGGIGKRLSAYETPTAHVRGAQYANAFLGTNFGRGSKPKRVYLKKVHPSWFREMETGEFDPQVDDLYREFKRDPDVICFEYADQIPAAFEVDWDTMLTKTLEGPISRVIEALGMSWDEVKSGQEQTGLGSFM, encoded by the coding sequence ATGACGCAGACGGGTCTGACCGACTTCGGGGGGAACGACACCGACGGCGCGGGCGACGCGCGGCCTGACGAGGAGGCCGCCATCGTCGCCGGCGACGCCGGCCAGCACGTCTCCGACGTCGTCGACACGGACGAGGTGCGGTTTCCCGACCCGGACGGGACGGTCGAACTGGCCGTCACGCAGGTCGATTACACCATCGAGGGCGCGGGCCGCGACGAGTACCCGGTGATTCACATCTTCGGCCGGACGGCCGACGACGAGACCGAACACGTCCGCGTACTCGGGTTTCGGCCGTACTTCTACGCCCCCACCGACAGCCTCGACGACGGCGACCTCGACAAGGACGTTATCACCGGCACCGAGGACGGCTACGAGAGCATCCGCGGCGAGGAGCTGACGAAGATTTTCGGCCGCACCCCCCGCGACGTCGGGCAGATTCGCGACGAGTTCGACCACTACGAGGCGGACATCCTCTTTCCGAACCGCCTGCTCATTGACAAGGACATCAAAGGCGGCGTCAGCGTCCCCGAGCGCCGCCTCGACGACGGGACGATTCAGATTCCTCACCAGGAAGTCGCGCCCGCGGAGGTCGACGCGAACCTCCGGGTGAACACCTTCGACATCGAGGTCAACGACCGGAACGGCTTCCCCGAGGAGGGTGAAGAGCCGATTATCTGTCTTACCAGCCACGACTCCTACCGCGACGAGTACGTCGTCTGGCACGCCGTGGCCGACGAGGGCCTCGGTAAGCGCCCCGACACGTTGCCGAACTACGACTTCCTCGGGGAGGACGGAGACGTGGAGGTCCGGACGTTCGACGAGGAGGCCGCGATGCTCGACGCCTTCCTCACGTACATCGAGGAGACCGACCCCGACATCCTCACCGGGTGGAACTTCGAGGACTTCGACGCGCCGTACTTCCTCGACCGCTTGGAGGAAGTCGACGAGCGGACCGACCTGAACCTCGACTACAACCGCATCTCGCGGCTCGGCGAGGTGTGGCGCGGCGGCTGGGGCGGCCCGGACATCAAGGGTCGCGTCGTCTTCGACCTGCTGTACGCCTACAAGCGAACCCAGTTCACCGAACTCGAGTCCTACCGCCTCGACGCGGTGGGCGAACTCGAACTCGACGCGGGCAAGGAGCGCTACTCGGGCGACATCGGTGACCTCTGGGAGGAAGACCCCGAACGCCTGCTCGAATACAACCTCCGCGACGTGGAGCTGTGCGTCGAAATCGACCGGAAACAGGACATCATCGCCTTCTGGGACGAGGTGCGGACGTTCGTCGGCTGTAAGCTCGAAGACGCGCCGACGCCCGGCGACACCGTCGACATCTACGTCCTCCACAAGGTTCACGGCGAGTTCGCGCTCCCCTCGAAGGGGAAACAGGAGTCGGAGGACTACGAGGGCGGGGCCGTCTTCGACCCCATCACCGGCGTCAAGGAGAACGTCACGGTGCTCGACCTGAAGTCGCTGTACCCGATGTGTATGGTGACTATCAACGCGTCGCCGGAGACGAAAGTCGACCCCGAGCGCTACGACGGCGAGATGTTCCGCGCGCCCAACGGGACGCACTTCCAGCAGGAGCCGGACGGGATGATTCGGGAGATGGTCGACGAACTCCTCACCGAGCGGGAGGAAAAGAAGTCGCTGCGGAACTCCCACGACCCCGGCTCCTCGGAGTACGAGCAGTTCGACCGCCAGCAGGCCGCGGTGAAGGTCATCATGAACTCGCTGTACGGCGTGCTGGGCTGGGACCGCTTCCGACTCTACGACAAGGAGATGGGCGCGGCGGTGACGGCGACCGGTCGGAAGGTCATCGAGTTCACGGAGCAGGCCGCGAACCAAATCGGCTACGACGTGGCCTACGGCGACAGCGTGACGGGAGATCGCCCGGTCGTCGTCAGAGACCCCGGTGGGACTGTTCGAATCCTTCCTATCGAGGACTTGTTTGCCCGCGGAACGACTGAATCTGAGGTACTCATCGCTGCCGACGGGGACGTCGTCGCAAGTGCCACTCCCGGGAAGACTCGCCGAGCGCTCGACGGGTGGGACGCCCTCTCTGTGAACGAAGATGGAGAGGCGGAGTGGCAACCGATTGCGCAGGCGATTCGCCATAACACAGACAAACCGGTGGTGAACCTCCAACACAAGTTCGGTGAGTCGACGACGACGAGAGACCACTCGTACGTCGTCCCCGGTGAAGACGGCCTCACAACTGTCTCTCCGGACGACGTGGCGGAGCCGTATCGCGTCTCCGGGGTACCCGATGTCGAGCCTGTCGAGCAGGTCGACGTCTACGAGGTCCTTCGTGGGTACGAACGCGAGTACGAGGACGGACGGAGCGTCGGGAGCGATAATTCGATAACGAAGCGGAAACAAATCCATGCGGACGACGAGTATGTCTGGTTCGGCCACGAGCACCACCGAGACGTCGACTCGACCGTCAAAGTCAAACGATTCGTCGATATCGACAGCGAAGATGGTGCAGCACTCATTCGGCTCCTCGGTGCGTACGTCCCTGAAGGAAGCGCCTCCACTGGCGAGACGGCGACGTCGAAATTCGGGGCCAGTCTCGCTGAATCCGACCGTGAGTGGCTAGCCCAACTCCAGCGAGATTACTCTCGACTGTTCGAGAACACGACCGCCGGTATCATTACGAGCGACCGACGAGCGGAGCGAACCGTCGAGTATCAAACGGACACAGGCGGTGCGTCGGTCACGTACAATGACGAGACGCTGAAACTGCAGATGATGAACGAACTCGCTGCTGTGTTCTTCCGCGAGTTCGCAGGGCAGACGTCGCGTGGTAAACGGATCCCCTCATTCGTCTTCCACCTTCCCGAGGAGAAGCAAGACTTGTTCCTGACGTTGCTCGTCGAAGGCGATGGATCTCGCGAATTCCCACGATACACCGAAGCGTACGCACAGCGAAACTTCGACTTCGAGACGACGAGCCGAGAACTTGCTGCCGGTCTCTCGATGTTGCTCACGCAACGGGGGCAAAAACACTCGCTCAAGTATCGGGACAGTAAAGACTCGTACACTATTCGGACGTGTAGCACCTACCGGGAAGGCCGAGACCCCGTGCTGACCGAAGCCGACCACGACGGCTACGTGTACGACCTGAGCGTCGAAGAAAACGAAAACTTCGTCGACGGTGTTGGAGGTATCGTCCTTCACAACACCGACAGCGTCATGCTCGAACTCGGCCCCGACGTGTCGAAACAGGAGGCCATCGAGCAGTCGTTCGACATCGAGGAGCACATCAACGCCGCCTACGACGACTTCGCGCGCGACGAGTTGGGCGCGGACGAACACCGCTTCCAAATCGAGTTCGAGAAGCTGTACCGGCGGTTCTTCCAGGCGGGGAAGAAGAAGCGCTATGCGGGCCACATCGTCTGGAAGGAGGGCAAGGACGTCGACGACATCGACATCACGGGCTTCGAGTACAAGCGCTCGGACATCGCGCAGATAACGAAAGAGGTCCAGAAGAACGTCATCGACATGATCGTCCACGGCGAGGAGACGGAAGTCATCAACGACTACCTCCACGACATCATCACCGACTTCGAGTCGGGGAACCTGCCGCTCGAACAGGCCGGTATCCCCGGCGGAATCGGCAAGCGCCTCTCGGCGTACGAGACACCGACCGCGCACGTCCGGGGCGCGCAGTACGCCAACGCCTTCCTCGGGACGAACTTCGGGCGGGGCTCGAAGCCGAAGCGGGTCTACCTCAAGAAGGTCCACCCGTCGTGGTTCCGCGAGATGGAGACCGGCGAGTTCGACCCGCAGGTCGACGACCTCTACCGCGAGTTCAAGCGCGACCCCGACGTCATCTGCTTCGAGTACGCCGACCAGATTCCGGCGGCGTTCGAGGTCGACTGGGACACGATGCTCACCAAGACGCTCGAAGGGCCCATCTCCCGCGTCATCGAGGCGCTCGGGATGTCGTGGGACGAGGTGAAAAGCGGACAGGAACAGACCGGCCTCGGGAGCTTCATGTGA
- a CDS encoding ABC transporter ATP-binding protein, with protein sequence MATLEIKNLHARVAEEDGEQILRGVDLEVKSGEIHALMGPNGSGKSTTSKIIAGHPAYEVTDGEILLHLEDDDFGDLEIPDDARTWNLLELEPNERAALGIFLGFQYPAEIEGVTMTNFLRTALNAKIDEREELLFGEDAEEEEEEAGYDTSPMEGNVDDGEVGVAEFQKLLKEKMDLLDMDEKFMQRYLNAGFSGGEKKQNEVLQAAILEPSIAVLDEIDSGLDIDRLQDVSKGINALRDEQGTGILQITHYQRILEYVEPDHVHIMLDGKVVKSGDASLASELEDKGYDWVREEVYEAA encoded by the coding sequence ATGGCAACTCTCGAGATCAAGAACCTCCACGCACGTGTCGCGGAGGAAGACGGTGAGCAGATTCTGCGAGGTGTCGACCTGGAAGTCAAATCCGGCGAGATCCACGCACTGATGGGTCCCAACGGGTCCGGCAAGTCTACGACTTCTAAAATCATCGCCGGGCACCCCGCCTACGAGGTAACCGACGGCGAAATCCTCCTCCACCTGGAGGACGACGACTTCGGCGACCTCGAAATTCCGGACGACGCCCGCACGTGGAACCTTCTGGAACTGGAGCCGAACGAGCGCGCCGCGCTCGGCATCTTCCTCGGCTTCCAGTACCCCGCGGAAATCGAGGGCGTCACCATGACGAACTTCCTCCGCACCGCGCTCAACGCGAAGATCGACGAGCGCGAGGAGCTCCTCTTCGGCGAGGACGCCGAGGAAGAAGAAGAGGAAGCCGGCTACGACACCTCCCCGATGGAGGGTAACGTCGACGACGGCGAAGTCGGCGTCGCCGAGTTCCAGAAGCTCCTCAAGGAGAAGATGGACCTCCTCGACATGGACGAGAAGTTCATGCAGCGCTACCTCAACGCCGGGTTCTCCGGCGGCGAGAAGAAACAAAACGAGGTCCTTCAGGCCGCGATTCTCGAACCGTCGATTGCGGTGCTCGACGAGATCGACTCCGGTCTCGACATCGACCGCCTGCAGGACGTCTCGAAGGGTATCAACGCGCTGCGCGACGAGCAGGGCACCGGTATCCTCCAGATCACTCACTACCAGCGTATCCTCGAATACGTCGAGCCGGACCACGTCCACATCATGCTGGACGGCAAGGTCGTCAAGAGCGGCGACGCCTCGCTCGCGTCCGAACTCGAAGACAAGGGCTACGACTGGGTCCGTGAGGAAGTGTACGAAGCCGCGTAA
- the sufB gene encoding Fe-S cluster assembly protein SufB → MSSDQDHLKETDTEARFEFKKEQKAAFVAEKGLTEETIRVISEDKDEPEWMLERRLRALKQYQKMPMPTDWPGQPDLSEVNVDEIVPYIRPDVEVRGGVDDWRDLPDDIKDTFDKLGIPEAEKNALSGVGAQYESEVVYQNMQERWEEKGVVFMNMDQAVQEHEDIVKEYFMTKCVPPSDNKFAALHGAIWSGGSFVYVPEDVTVEMPVQAYFRMNSEGMGQFEHTLIVAEKGSEVHYIEGCSAPKYSAFNLHSGGVEVFVGEDAHVQYSTVQNWSKNTYNLNTKRAIVEKGGRMEWISGSMGSKATMLYPASILKGRGASDNHITIAFAGEGQNIDTGAKVYHNAPETKSTIESKSISKDGGRTNYRGLVHIANGAKNSSTAVECDALMFDNESTSDTMPYMEINESTVDVAHEATVGKIGDEDIFYLQSRGLDDDDAKQMIVSGFIEPITEELPIEYAVELNRLVELEMEGSLG, encoded by the coding sequence ATGAGTTCCGACCAAGACCACCTCAAAGAGACAGACACGGAAGCTCGCTTCGAGTTCAAGAAGGAACAGAAGGCCGCGTTCGTGGCCGAGAAGGGTCTCACCGAAGAGACCATCCGCGTCATCTCGGAGGACAAAGACGAGCCCGAATGGATGCTCGAGCGCCGCCTTCGCGCGCTCAAGCAGTACCAGAAGATGCCGATGCCGACCGACTGGCCCGGCCAGCCTGACCTCTCCGAGGTCAACGTGGACGAAATCGTCCCGTACATCCGACCCGACGTGGAAGTCCGCGGCGGCGTCGACGACTGGCGCGACCTGCCGGACGACATCAAGGACACCTTCGACAAACTGGGTATCCCGGAAGCCGAGAAGAACGCCCTCTCGGGCGTCGGCGCCCAGTACGAGTCCGAAGTCGTCTACCAGAACATGCAGGAGCGCTGGGAGGAGAAAGGCGTCGTCTTCATGAACATGGACCAGGCGGTCCAGGAGCACGAAGACATCGTCAAGGAGTACTTCATGACGAAGTGCGTCCCCCCGAGCGACAACAAGTTCGCGGCGCTTCACGGCGCTATCTGGTCCGGCGGCTCGTTCGTCTACGTCCCCGAGGACGTGACGGTCGAGATGCCGGTGCAGGCGTACTTCCGCATGAACTCCGAGGGCATGGGCCAGTTCGAGCACACGCTCATCGTCGCGGAGAAGGGCTCCGAAGTCCACTACATCGAGGGCTGTTCGGCTCCCAAGTACTCCGCGTTCAACCTCCACTCCGGCGGCGTCGAAGTGTTCGTCGGCGAGGACGCCCACGTCCAGTACTCGACCGTTCAGAACTGGTCGAAGAACACCTACAACCTCAACACCAAGCGCGCTATCGTCGAGAAGGGCGGTCGCATGGAGTGGATTTCGGGCTCGATGGGCTCGAAGGCCACCATGCTGTACCCGGCCTCGATTCTGAAGGGCCGCGGCGCGTCGGACAACCACATCACCATCGCCTTCGCGGGCGAGGGCCAGAACATCGACACCGGCGCGAAGGTGTACCACAACGCCCCCGAGACGAAGTCGACCATCGAGTCGAAGTCCATCTCGAAGGACGGCGGCCGCACGAACTACCGCGGTCTCGTCCACATCGCCAACGGCGCGAAGAACTCCTCGACCGCGGTCGAGTGTGACGCGCTCATGTTCGACAACGAGTCCACCTCGGACACGATGCCGTACATGGAAATCAACGAGTCCACGGTGGACGTCGCTCACGAGGCGACCGTCGGCAAGATCGGCGACGAGGACATCTTCTACCTCCAGTCGCGCGGTCTCGACGACGACGATGCGAAGCAGATGATCGTCTCCGGGTTCATCGAACCCATCACGGAGGAACTGCCCATCGAGTACGCGGTCGAACTCAACCGACTCGTCGAACTCGAGATGGAGGGTAGCCTCGGATAA